The Streptococcaceae bacterium ESL0687 genome has a segment encoding these proteins:
- a CDS encoding RluA family pseudouridine synthase, with translation MKYNITIPQNSSNMTLNMLLEEKWLLPRKQRHLLRTKKGVLINNENKSWETIVGPGDLISLNFDPSDYPQKQVTFGDKNLIDCLYEDEHLIIVNKPEGMKTHPNEPQEIALLNHVSAYLGHSAYVVHRLDQETSGAILFAKNQFVLPLLGKMLEEKKIYRTYLALSQGKIAGESFTIDKPLGRDRHNSKKRVVSKSGKRAVTHIQLLDRLNRTSYVSCQLETGRTHQIRVHLASINHPIVGDPLYGKIKEKRMMLHASKLSLIHPFTGENLEFHASSSTFNSIINKYS, from the coding sequence ATGAAATATAATATTACAATACCACAAAATTCCTCAAATATGACATTAAATATGCTTTTGGAAGAAAAGTGGCTTCTTCCGCGTAAGCAAAGGCATCTTTTAAGGACCAAAAAAGGAGTCCTTATTAACAATGAAAACAAGTCCTGGGAAACAATTGTAGGTCCAGGGGACCTTATTAGTCTTAACTTTGATCCAAGTGATTATCCTCAAAAACAAGTAACCTTTGGCGATAAAAATTTAATTGACTGCCTTTACGAAGATGAACACCTAATTATTGTAAATAAACCAGAGGGCATGAAAACCCATCCTAATGAACCTCAAGAGATTGCTCTTTTGAACCATGTTTCAGCCTACCTAGGACATAGTGCCTATGTGGTCCACAGACTCGATCAGGAAACCAGCGGAGCTATTTTATTTGCCAAAAATCAATTTGTTTTACCCCTACTAGGCAAAATGCTTGAGGAAAAAAAGATCTACAGAACCTACCTTGCCTTGTCTCAAGGAAAAATTGCAGGAGAAAGCTTTACTATTGATAAGCCTCTTGGACGAGACCGCCACAATAGTAAGAAAAGAGTTGTCAGCAAATCAGGGAAAAGGGCTGTGACTCATATTCAATTACTTGATAGACTTAATAGGACTTCCTATGTTAGTTGCCAACTTGAAACTGGAAGGACCCATCAAATTAGGGTCCATTTAGCCAGCATCAACCATCCCATTGTGGGAGATCCCCTCTATGGTAAAATCAAGGAAAAAAGAATGATGCTCCACGCCAGTAAGCTTTCT
- the pbp2a gene encoding penicillin-binding protein PBP2A, translated as MSQKYSRSRRINKANNKDNLNPDPDSPEDGVESREPKHPRWNKFKMWWKRHNLTKIFLLIILSFILMIGGYLFYLAKTANVSDLQESLRSTTVIIDKNGDSAGSMYGQKGTYVDIDEISPYVIDAVVATEDRSFYTNRGVNIKRTLLAVATLGKFGGGSTITQQLAKNAYLTQKQTIDRKAKEIFLAMEITKKYSKSDIMAMYLNNSYFGNGIWGIEDASHKYFGKTAAELTLDEGATLAGILKWPEVYNPLYKDGKFATDRRNTVLQNMVNAKLATQDDANQAANIDMNSKLDDDYTGKDSDYKYPSYFDAVIQEAISKYGLSENDILNNGYKIYTGLDQDYQAGLQETYSSTYLFPIAADGTVAQSASVALDPSTGAVAALVGRVPTDDNDTFRGFNFATQAQRSPGSTIKPLVVYSPAIEAGWSINQELEDKPHDYNGYSPQNYTRTYQGQVPMYEALAQSLNLPAVYTVNKLGVKTAVAKGKAFGLDLTDKNEELQVALGGGVVTNPWQMAQAYGAFANNGIMNEAHLITKIESSSGQVLKSYKQNQKRVIDKSTNDKMTSMMLGTYSNGTGVYAEPYGYTLAGKTGTTETADGNNTNDQWVIGYTPDVVISLWLGFEKTDDTHYLEGASSGQASKIFKQAATYILPHTKGTKFSVENAYALNGQAPVETDGDNKNSVVISSDSSILDEAQEKAKDFTNRVKEQVEKSGIGEKIKDFWNDIKSKF; from the coding sequence TTGAGTCAAAAATATAGTCGATCTAGAAGAATTAATAAAGCAAATAATAAAGATAACTTAAATCCTGATCCAGATAGTCCTGAGGACGGAGTTGAATCGAGGGAACCTAAACATCCCCGCTGGAATAAATTTAAAATGTGGTGGAAGCGTCATAATCTGACGAAAATTTTCCTGCTTATAATTTTATCTTTCATCCTGATGATAGGAGGTTACCTGTTTTACCTAGCCAAAACGGCTAATGTATCAGACCTTCAGGAATCCCTAAGATCAACAACAGTTATTATCGATAAGAATGGTGATTCGGCTGGATCCATGTATGGTCAAAAAGGAACCTATGTGGATATCGATGAGATATCACCTTATGTAATTGATGCTGTAGTTGCTACTGAGGATAGGAGTTTTTATACAAACCGCGGGGTAAATATCAAGCGGACTCTTCTTGCAGTAGCAACCCTTGGTAAATTTGGTGGAGGTTCTACCATAACCCAGCAGCTGGCAAAGAATGCTTATTTAACCCAAAAACAAACCATTGACCGTAAGGCCAAGGAAATATTCCTGGCCATGGAGATTACTAAGAAGTATAGTAAAAGCGATATTATGGCCATGTATTTAAATAACTCCTACTTTGGTAATGGAATTTGGGGGATTGAGGATGCATCCCATAAGTACTTTGGAAAGACTGCAGCTGAGTTGACCTTAGATGAAGGGGCAACCCTTGCTGGTATCTTAAAATGGCCTGAGGTTTACAATCCTCTTTATAAGGATGGGAAGTTTGCGACTGACCGGAGAAATACGGTCCTTCAAAATATGGTTAATGCCAAACTGGCAACCCAGGATGATGCCAATCAAGCTGCAAATATCGATATGAATAGCAAACTTGATGATGATTATACGGGTAAAGATAGTGACTACAAGTATCCATCTTACTTCGATGCAGTAATTCAAGAGGCGATAAGTAAGTATGGTTTAAGTGAAAATGATATTTTGAATAATGGCTATAAGATTTATACAGGTCTTGATCAAGATTACCAAGCAGGTCTTCAGGAAACTTATTCATCGACCTATCTTTTCCCTATTGCTGCAGACGGAACAGTAGCCCAAAGTGCAAGTGTTGCCCTTGATCCTTCAACAGGTGCAGTAGCAGCTCTTGTAGGAAGGGTTCCTACAGACGACAATGATACCTTTAGAGGGTTTAATTTTGCAACCCAGGCCCAAAGGAGTCCGGGATCGACTATTAAACCTCTAGTTGTTTATAGTCCAGCTATTGAGGCTGGTTGGTCAATCAATCAAGAGCTTGAAGATAAGCCGCATGATTATAATGGATACAGCCCGCAGAACTACACAAGAACCTATCAGGGGCAAGTTCCAATGTATGAAGCCCTAGCCCAGAGTCTAAACCTACCTGCTGTTTACACCGTAAACAAATTAGGAGTTAAGACAGCAGTTGCCAAGGGTAAGGCCTTTGGTCTTGACTTGACTGATAAAAATGAGGAACTCCAGGTTGCTTTGGGTGGCGGGGTTGTAACTAATCCCTGGCAGATGGCTCAAGCTTACGGGGCATTTGCTAATAATGGAATCATGAATGAAGCTCACCTGATTACTAAGATTGAAAGCTCTAGTGGTCAGGTCCTTAAGAGTTATAAGCAGAATCAGAAGCGCGTTATCGATAAGAGTACCAACGACAAGATGACTAGTATGATGCTTGGAACCTATTCAAATGGTACAGGAGTTTATGCTGAGCCTTATGGCTATACTCTAGCTGGAAAAACAGGAACAACAGAAACTGCTGATGGCAACAATACAAATGACCAGTGGGTTATTGGTTATACACCAGATGTTGTAATTAGTTTGTGGCTTGGTTTTGAAAAAACAGATGACACCCATTATCTGGAGGGAGCAAGTAGTGGCCAGGCTTCAAAAATATTTAAGCAGGCTGCTACCTATATCTTGCCCCATACCAAAGGAACCAAGTTCTCAGTTGAAAATGCCTATGCTCTAAACGGCCAGGCGCCAGTTGAGACGGATGGTGATAATAAAAATAGTGTTGTCATTAGTAGTGACTCTAGTATTTTAGATGAAGCTCAAGAAAAGGCCAAAGATTTTACAAACCGAGTTAAAGAACAGGTCGAAAAATCTGGTATTGGAGAGAAGATTAAGGACTTTTGGAATGACATCAAATCTAAATTTTAA
- the rpmG gene encoding 50S ribosomal protein L33, producing the protein MLKKASLACGVCGSRNYSINLSSNAKEKRLVVNKFCKHCGKYTEHKETR; encoded by the coding sequence ATGTTAAAAAAAGCATCTCTTGCGTGTGGAGTATGTGGATCACGCAATTATTCAATAAACCTAAGTAGTAATGCTAAAGAAAAACGTTTAGTTGTAAACAAGTTTTGTAAGCATTGCGGAAAATACACAGAACATAAAGAAACGAGGTAG
- the secE gene encoding preprotein translocase subunit SecE, which yields MNKVTWPTKKEAAIDFAGVIEYSAFFLLIIFIFDKLIKLGITSVLSLFAK from the coding sequence ATGAATAAAGTTACATGGCCAACTAAAAAAGAGGCAGCAATTGATTTCGCAGGCGTTATCGAGTATTCTGCTTTCTTTCTGCTCATTATCTTTATATTCGATAAGTTAATTAAATTAGGTATTACATCTGTTTTAAGTTTATTTGCAAAATAG
- the nusG gene encoding transcription termination/antitermination protein NusG, producing MDNLTSFDQGWFVIQTYSGYENKVKETLLERAHTYNMTDNILRIEIPTETVTRDVNGKIKETEENMFPGYVLVEMNMTDEAWFVVRNTPNVTGFVGSHGNRSKPTPLFEEEIRHILNGMGKTLRNHEIDLKVGDPVKIIDGAFADMVGNVTEIVDSRKLKVSIEMFGRETVVDLEIDQIDEISK from the coding sequence ATGGACAACTTAACAAGTTTTGACCAAGGTTGGTTTGTAATTCAAACCTATTCAGGATATGAAAATAAGGTAAAGGAGACGCTACTTGAGCGTGCTCATACTTATAATATGACAGATAACATTCTTCGTATTGAAATCCCTACAGAAACAGTTACTCGTGATGTTAACGGGAAAATTAAGGAAACTGAAGAAAATATGTTCCCAGGTTATGTGTTAGTTGAAATGAACATGACTGATGAAGCTTGGTTTGTCGTTCGTAACACACCAAACGTTACAGGATTCGTTGGATCTCACGGTAACCGTAGTAAACCAACTCCTCTATTTGAAGAAGAAATCCGCCACATCCTAAACGGTATGGGCAAAACGCTTCGTAACCACGAAATCGACCTTAAAGTTGGTGATCCTGTTAAGATTATTGACGGAGCCTTCGCTGACATGGTTGGTAATGTTACAGAGATTGTTGACAGCCGTAAGCTTAAAGTATCAATTGAAATGTTTGGTCGTGAAACAGTAGTTGACCTTGAAATTGATCAAATTGATGAAATTAGTAAATAA